A single genomic interval of Procambarus clarkii isolate CNS0578487 chromosome 17, FALCON_Pclarkii_2.0, whole genome shotgun sequence harbors:
- the LOC138365620 gene encoding variable charge X-linked protein 3B-like, with amino-acid sequence MVMVSHQIQLTKNGPLDTQISRRSFNVQASSAFHHLKSRVKSKRKGVNCGWGRMTPELGPDSRKYLRKQVLTHRIGSHLKKNQLKEVPTQEVPTQEVPTQEVPTQEVPTQEVPTQEVPTQEVPTQEVPTQEVPTQEVPTQEVPTQEVPTQEVPTQEVPTQEVPTQEVPTQEVPTQEVPTQEVQIQEVPTQEVPTQEVPTQEVPTQEVQTQEVPTQEVPTQEVPTQEVPTQEVPTQEVPTQEVPTHEVPTQEVPTQEVPTQEVPTQEVPTQEVPTQEVPTHEVPTQEVPTQEVPTQEVPTQEVPTQEVPKQEVPTQEVPTQEVPTQEVPTQEVPTQEVPTQEVPTQEVPTQEVPTQEVPTQEVPTQEVPTQEVKSLKLVLVSGVGSSDASTSSLLILQQKQQRGAQQ; translated from the exons ATGGTGATGGTGTCGCATCAAATTCAGCTTACCAAAAATGGGccactagatactcagattaGTCGCCGAAGCTTCAACGTTCAAGCAAGCTCGGCATTTCACCATTTAAA GTCACGAGTAAAGAGCAAGAGGAAAGGGGTGAATTGTGGCTGGGGTCGAATGACCCcagagctggggccagattcacgaaagtacttacgcaagcaagTACTTAC CCATCGCATTGGAAGTCACTTAAAGAAGAATCAACTCAAAGAGGTGCCAACACAAGAGGTGCCAACACAAGAGGTGCCAACACAAGAGGTGCCAACACAAGAGGTGCCAACACAAGAGGTGCCAACACAAGAGGTGCCAACACAAGAGGTGCCAACACAAGAGGTGCCAACACAAGAGGTGCCAACACAAGAGGTGCCAACACAAGAGGTGCCCACACAAGAGGTGCCAACACAAGAGGTGCCAACACAAGAGGTGCCAACACAAGAGGTGCCAACACAAGAGGTACCAACACAAGAGGTGCCAACACAAGAGGTGCCAACACAAGAGGTGCAAATACAAGAGGTGCCAACACAAGAGGTGCCAACACAAGAGGTGCCAACACAAGAGGTGCCAACACAAGAGGTGCAAACACAAGAAGTGCCAACACAAGAGGTGCCAACACAAGAGGTGCCAACACAAGAGGTGCCAACACAAGAGGTGCCAACACAAGAGGTGCCAACACAAGAGGTGCCCACACATGAGGTGCCAACACAAGAGGTGCCAACACAAGAGGTGCCAACACAAGAGGTGCCAACACAAGAGGTGCCAACACAAGAGGTGCCAACACAAGAGGTGCCAACACATGAGGTGCCAACACAAGAGGTGCCAACGCAAGAGGTGCCAACACAAGAGGTGCCCACACAAGAGGTGCCAACACAAGAGGTGCCAAAACAAGAGGTGCCCACACAAGAGGTGCCAACACAAGAGGTGCCCACACAAGAGGTGCCAACACAAGAGGTGCCCACACAAGAGGTGCCCACACAAGAGGTGCCCACACAAGAGGTGCCAACACAAGAGGTGCCAACACAAGAGGTGCCCACACAAGAGGTGCCAACACAAGAGGTGCCAACACAAGAG GTGAAGAGCTTGAAGCTTGTCCTTGTGTCTGGTGTTGGCAGCAGCGACGCCTCGACCTCCTCACttttaatattacaacaaaaacaacaacgtgGGGCACAACAATAA